One window of the Prosthecobacter sp. genome contains the following:
- a CDS encoding SseB family protein — protein MSHSPTEDWRPEPEPQNELERLIKQAAEDPSLQGRMFRLLMKSELFIYVPYHPELVGEHTRTTDQGFVWCTYGDADGPFAAVFTSQAAADYEMRNVRKAGGPKPMICAMPADVLMGFLNDKHTTVRVMAAGGGTIRLEPPAVASLVAGEFTGQRAIPSSEEKALVMLYPVPEAKVPMKLRQAIRVFCARRRVPIGVYVFHQADAQTGEVPGNDLRVILWLRHADNVFYNDFCLMAQKLTPRHLEFFCAVITSDDEQAVTFLQQQTPLWPLLKAE, from the coding sequence ATGAGCCACTCACCCACCGAAGACTGGCGGCCCGAGCCGGAGCCGCAGAATGAGCTGGAACGTCTGATCAAGCAGGCGGCGGAAGATCCGTCGCTCCAGGGACGGATGTTCCGGCTGCTGATGAAGTCGGAACTCTTCATCTACGTGCCCTACCACCCGGAGCTGGTGGGGGAGCACACGCGCACGACGGACCAGGGCTTTGTCTGGTGTACCTATGGCGATGCGGACGGACCCTTCGCTGCGGTGTTTACCAGCCAGGCCGCTGCCGACTATGAGATGCGCAACGTCCGCAAGGCCGGAGGCCCGAAACCGATGATCTGCGCGATGCCGGCGGATGTGCTGATGGGATTCCTCAATGACAAGCACACGACAGTGCGGGTGATGGCGGCAGGCGGCGGCACGATCCGGCTGGAACCGCCGGCAGTGGCATCGTTGGTGGCGGGGGAATTCACCGGGCAGCGAGCGATACCCAGCAGCGAAGAAAAGGCGCTGGTGATGCTCTACCCCGTGCCGGAGGCCAAGGTGCCGATGAAGCTGCGGCAGGCCATCCGGGTCTTCTGTGCCCGGCGGCGGGTGCCCATCGGCGTCTATGTGTTTCATCAGGCGGACGCGCAGACGGGCGAGGTGCCGGGCAACGACCTGCGGGTGATCCTGTGGCTGCGCCATGCGGACAACGTGTTCTACAATGACTTCTGCCTGATGGCGCAGAAGCTCACGCCACGGCACCTGGAGTTCTTCTGCGCGGTGATCACCTCCGACGACGAGCAGGCGGTGACCTTCCTGCAACAGCAGACGCCGCTGTGGCCGCTGCTGAAGGCGGAGTGA
- a CDS encoding restriction endonuclease: MKLPPWVCLTLGAVSYGVLERLQRTQIDTKSEPLFSFATSLYAPMALGFFVFFAALSAVHRSRRSKLVDQQTGLDSLRHTPWKDFEVLVAEAFRRQGYTADYSLDTGPDGGVDILLKKAGCTALVQCKRWKEWSVGVSVVREMFGILHDRKADEVIIVTTGHFTADAEAFAKGKPVKLIDGSLLWEMVRQVQGECKAASVPPSNVQADSRLTDTPECPKCGGEMLYKEAKQGATAGSFFWSCSRFPQCRGNRSIVPEEKPTVVA, translated from the coding sequence ATGAAGCTTCCACCTTGGGTGTGTCTTACGCTGGGCGCGGTCAGCTATGGCGTGCTGGAGCGGCTGCAACGCACCCAGATCGACACCAAGAGTGAGCCGCTCTTTTCATTCGCGACCAGCCTGTATGCACCGATGGCGCTGGGGTTCTTTGTCTTCTTTGCCGCCCTCAGTGCAGTCCATCGTTCCCGCCGCTCCAAGCTCGTGGATCAACAAACGGGACTGGATTCGCTGCGCCACACGCCCTGGAAGGATTTTGAGGTATTGGTGGCGGAAGCCTTCCGCAGGCAAGGATACACCGCAGACTATTCTCTCGACACAGGACCGGACGGCGGCGTGGACATCCTCTTGAAGAAAGCCGGGTGCACAGCGCTGGTGCAATGCAAGCGGTGGAAGGAGTGGTCGGTAGGAGTATCTGTGGTGCGTGAGATGTTTGGCATTCTGCATGATCGCAAGGCAGACGAGGTGATCATCGTCACCACAGGTCATTTTACCGCCGATGCAGAGGCATTTGCCAAAGGGAAACCCGTCAAGTTGATCGATGGAAGCCTTTTGTGGGAAATGGTGCGGCAAGTTCAAGGTGAGTGCAAAGCTGCCTCGGTGCCGCCGTCCAATGTCCAGGCTGATTCCCGCTTAACCGATACACCCGAGTGCCCGAAGTGCGGAGGAGAGATGTTATACAAAGAGGCGAAACAAGGGGCCACTGCTGGAAGCTTCTTCTGGAGCTGCTCACGCTTTCCGCAATGCCGGGGCAATCGCTCCATTGTTCCCGAGGAGAAACCAACTGTCGTCGCATGA
- a CDS encoding PIN domain-containing protein, with product MSRPNYIFVDFESVQEIDLDLIAGKPVKVFLFLGKQQNRVPKDLMTQVHRHHAQVELIEVDCAGKNALDFILAHHTGRQAVADPQGYFHILSRDKGFDALITHLTSQKVLAARAEVFAQIPVLLDLRTLPLNERMERVKVQLGKMRSPEKDGRPKKVKSLCSMIHSAFNKLLTDDDVKDVLNGLKKKQWIGISSDEKVAYQF from the coding sequence ATGAGCCGTCCCAACTACATCTTTGTCGATTTCGAAAGCGTGCAGGAGATTGACCTTGATCTCATCGCAGGCAAACCTGTGAAGGTGTTTCTGTTTCTCGGGAAGCAGCAGAACCGTGTGCCGAAAGACCTGATGACGCAAGTTCATCGCCACCATGCCCAAGTGGAGCTGATCGAGGTGGATTGTGCCGGCAAGAATGCCCTCGATTTCATTCTAGCCCACCATACCGGCAGGCAGGCTGTAGCTGATCCGCAGGGTTACTTCCACATCCTCTCGCGGGACAAAGGCTTCGATGCTCTGATCACCCACCTCACCAGTCAGAAGGTCCTGGCTGCACGCGCCGAAGTTTTTGCCCAAATACCGGTTCTACTGGATCTGCGAACGCTGCCTCTGAACGAGCGCATGGAGCGTGTGAAGGTTCAACTTGGGAAGATGAGGAGCCCAGAGAAGGACGGACGTCCCAAAAAGGTGAAATCTCTTTGTTCGATGATTCACTCGGCCTTCAACAAACTGCTGACAGACGATGACGTGAAGGATGTGTTGAACGGACTGAAGAAGAAGCAGTGGATCGGAATATCCAGCGACGAAAAGGTTGCCTACCAATTTTGA
- a CDS encoding DUF1501 domain-containing protein has translation MSDLSALSRRELLTRMGGGLGALGLAATVQAGPRSHFLPKAKRVIHLFMNGGPFGPDFFDPKPGLVKYAGQKPTGADLRTERPTGGLLASPYGYAKHGQSGLEISELLPNLARHADDLCVLRSCHTDNPNHGPALLLMNNGTMTERVPSMGSWLSYGLGNENANLPSFVVLCPGKPVRFSILWSSAFLPAQHQGVYINHSNLDPKQMIPWLTNERFSPTEQRKQLDLMQALNAEHLVARGGADVALNGRIQAMETAFRMQSAATDAFDVNLEPAKVREMYGTSHFSNGCLMARRLVERGVRFVQLYYGNGQPWDSHSNHDATTRKLAADIDRPIAALIGDLKQRGMLDDTLIVWGGEFGRTPVSENGNGRDHNPHGFCMFFAGGGAQGGTAYGQSDEFGFKAAVDKMHIHDIHATILHLLGMDHEKLTYRYAGRDYRLTDVHGRVPKAIVG, from the coding sequence ATGTCTGATCTCTCCGCGCTTTCCCGTCGTGAACTGCTGACCCGCATGGGCGGCGGTTTGGGGGCGCTTGGGCTGGCTGCGACGGTGCAAGCAGGGCCGAGGTCGCACTTCCTGCCGAAGGCGAAGCGGGTGATTCATCTGTTCATGAACGGAGGGCCGTTCGGGCCGGATTTTTTCGATCCGAAGCCGGGCTTGGTGAAATACGCGGGCCAGAAGCCGACCGGGGCCGACCTGCGCACGGAACGGCCGACGGGCGGGCTGCTGGCGTCACCGTATGGCTATGCGAAGCATGGGCAGAGCGGGCTGGAGATCAGCGAGTTGCTGCCCAATCTGGCGCGGCATGCGGATGACCTGTGCGTGCTGCGTTCCTGCCACACGGACAATCCGAATCATGGCCCGGCGTTACTGTTGATGAACAACGGCACGATGACGGAGCGCGTGCCGAGCATGGGTTCGTGGCTGAGCTACGGCTTGGGCAATGAGAACGCGAACCTGCCGTCGTTTGTGGTGCTATGTCCGGGCAAGCCGGTGCGGTTTTCGATTCTGTGGAGCAGCGCGTTTCTGCCAGCGCAGCATCAGGGCGTGTACATCAATCACTCGAACCTCGATCCGAAGCAGATGATTCCGTGGCTGACAAACGAGCGCTTCTCACCGACTGAGCAGCGGAAGCAGCTTGATCTGATGCAGGCGCTGAATGCGGAGCATCTGGTGGCACGTGGCGGAGCCGATGTGGCACTCAATGGACGCATTCAGGCGATGGAGACGGCCTTCCGCATGCAGTCGGCGGCGACGGATGCCTTTGATGTGAACTTGGAACCAGCGAAGGTGCGCGAGATGTATGGCACGAGCCACTTTTCCAATGGCTGCCTGATGGCGCGACGGCTGGTGGAGCGCGGCGTGCGGTTTGTGCAGCTTTACTATGGCAACGGTCAGCCGTGGGATTCGCACTCGAATCATGATGCGACGACACGGAAGCTCGCGGCGGACATCGACCGGCCCATCGCGGCGCTGATCGGCGATCTGAAGCAGCGCGGCATGCTGGACGACACGCTCATTGTGTGGGGCGGCGAATTTGGCCGCACGCCGGTGAGTGAGAACGGCAACGGTCGCGATCACAATCCGCACGGCTTCTGCATGTTCTTCGCGGGCGGCGGTGCGCAGGGTGGCACGGCGTATGGGCAGAGCGATGAGTTTGGCTTCAAGGCGGCGGTGGACAAGATGCACATTCACGACATCCACGCGACGATCCTGCATCTGCTGGGCATGGATCACGAGAAGCTGACGTATCGTTACGCCGGACGTGATTACCGGCTGACCGACGTGCATGGGCGTGTGCCCAAGGCGATCGTGGGGTGA
- a CDS encoding dihydrofolate reductase: protein MSARPELTLIAIVSADGFISTGTGVPWQLPRDKEHFRRATRGQWLLIGRRTYEEMLGWFRDHHPLVLTRDNGFRPPIGERVGSVEEALLIAGQAGARELMVVGGSGPFAAAMPWADRLLLTEVESILGHGVPFPDIAPDQWQVVFRQTFPPDAENALGMAMVTYERRQPRPVAA from the coding sequence GTGAGTGCACGGCCTGAGTTGACGCTCATCGCGATTGTTTCCGCAGATGGTTTCATTTCCACCGGCACGGGCGTGCCGTGGCAGCTTCCGCGTGACAAGGAGCACTTCCGCCGGGCTACTCGCGGCCAGTGGTTGCTCATCGGACGCCGCACCTATGAGGAAATGCTCGGCTGGTTCCGAGATCACCACCCCTTGGTTTTGACACGTGACAACGGTTTCAGACCTCCCATTGGCGAGCGGGTCGGCAGCGTCGAGGAAGCGTTGCTCATCGCGGGCCAGGCTGGCGCACGCGAACTGATGGTCGTGGGCGGCAGCGGGCCTTTCGCAGCCGCCATGCCATGGGCAGACCGGCTTCTCCTGACCGAGGTGGAGTCCATTCTGGGCCACGGAGTGCCTTTCCCGGACATTGCACCGGATCAATGGCAGGTCGTGTTCCGCCAGACGTTTCCCCCTGACGCCGAGAATGCCCTTGGAATGGCGATGGTGACCTATGAGCGCCGCCAGCCGCGGCCAGTCGCCGCTTAA